A window of Maioricimonas rarisocia genomic DNA:
ATCATTCCGACCTTGCCGAACCGGGTCTCGAAGACCGGATACTCGCTGCCCGGCATCAGGCCCCCTTCGATCTCTCCACGGGGCAGGGTCACCTTACGATACGTTCCGACGATGCTGCCGTCCGGGCCGAGCAACACCGAAACGTTGTAGACCAGGTGCCTGTCCCGTTCGAGCAGTCCCGCCACGATGTACAGGTCATGCTCCTTCGCCAGCTTCCCGAAATACTCTGTCGAGGGCCCCGGGATCGGCTCGGCACACTCAGCGTAGGTGCGACCGGTACCGTAGAAAGTGAGCGTCTCCGGCAGAACGACGAGATCCGCGTTCTGACTGGCCGCCTCCTCAATCAGGGGAGCGAACTGCTCCCGTTTCTCTGCTGCGGTCTTTCCTTTCACCGGCCTGTGGTGGACCGTCGCCAGCCGAACGATCCGCGGCTCAGGCGGAGTAACCGGTTTCAGTGCCGCGCCCGACCAGACCACTCGGGATTCCGGCGGACCCCAGCGAAAGTGCAGTTCGACCGACGCCTGCGAGGCCGACGCGGGAACATGGTAAGTGCCGGCCACTTCGGTCCAGCCGTCGACCGTAGCTCCATCGGCAGGGAACTCCGGCTCGGCACGGGGACGTTCGCCCGGCCGGTAGGAGGCAAAGGTCGGCTCGTCACGAAGGACCGGTTTGCCTGCGGCGTCCTTCCAGATGATGCGAACCATCGCAGCCCGACGGACGAGGTCGATGCCCTCCGTCGAACGTTGAACCGTGAAACGGTAATGCCGGCCCCCTTCGACCGCGAACGTCTTCTCCCAGTGCCCCATCAGACCGTCACGTTCGTCAGCTGCGATCGCCAGGGCCGGTCCGCCATCGGGACCACCACTCGAGATGAGATCGAAGTCCGGCCGGATCTCATCGCGCGGAGCGACGGGCGCCCACTCGTGCGATTCGGGCTCGCTCGCATTGCCAACGGTGATCAGATGAGCCAGGCAGAACAATGCAACAGGGAACGCTCGCACAGCAGTCTCTCCAGTTCGTGTCGCGGCGAGGCGGTCGCTTCGCCTGCCCATACTATGGCCCGTCGCAACGCAAATGTGAACTTTGATGGATGGTCCTCCCTCCAATTGCAGTTTCCTGCCCGCCGCCGGTCGGATCGATGCTGGTGCCCCTGCCGAAACGGCAGTAGCATGAATCCCAGCGCTCCACGACGCCTGGTCGATCCTGCGAGGTGCCCGAAACCGAGAGGCCGCAATGTCAGTCAAACCGATTCCGGACGGATATCACAGCATCACGCCGTACCTCCTCATCAAGGGTGCGGCGAAGGCGATCGACTTCTACGCGAAGGCGTTCGGTGCTCAGGAGAAAATGCGACTGGTCGGACCGGACGGTCGTATCGGCCATGCGGAACTGAAAATCGGTGACTCCCATATCATGCTGGCTGATGAGCATCCCGAGATGGATGCGTTCGCTCCGGAGACGCCCGGACGCTCCGGTGTGGGAATTCTCCTGTATGTGGAGAACGTCGACGAGGTCGTAGAGCGGGCTGTGACGGCCGGCGCCGAGATCGAGCGGCCACTGTACGACCAGTTCTATGGCGACCGGTCCGCAACACTGCTCGATCCGTTCGGTCACATGTGGACCGTGGCCACCCACATCGAAGACGTCACGCCCGAAGAGATCCAGCAGCGCATGGAAGCAATGATGAGCGGGGATGCACCCGAATAGCACCGGCGAGAGGCTCTTCCATGCCCGGTAAGACGCCGCTGGTGAAGAAGCTGGTCATCCGTCCCGGAAACCGTGTGCTGGTCAAGAATCCTCCGGTCGGTTTCGTCGAGTCGCTCACGCCGTTGCCGGAGGGGGCTGAAGTCGCAATCGCCGCACGGGGGAAATTCGATCACGCGGTTTTCTTCGCACGGAACTCGACCGAACTCCGAAAGACTTCTGCAGCGGCAGTCCGTTCGCTCAGGCCGGACGGGGTGCTCTGGATCTGCTATCCCAAGCTGACATCGGGGGTCGAGAGCGACCTGTCGCGGGACCGGTTCTGCGATCTTGTCGCTGAAGTGGGCCTGCGGGGCGTG
This region includes:
- a CDS encoding carbon-nitrogen hydrolase family protein; translation: MRAFPVALFCLAHLITVGNASEPESHEWAPVAPRDEIRPDFDLISSGGPDGGPALAIAADERDGLMGHWEKTFAVEGGRHYRFTVQRSTEGIDLVRRAAMVRIIWKDAAGKPVLRDEPTFASYRPGERPRAEPEFPADGATVDGWTEVAGTYHVPASASQASVELHFRWGPPESRVVWSGAALKPVTPPEPRIVRLATVHHRPVKGKTAAEKREQFAPLIEEAASQNADLVVLPETLTFYGTGRTYAECAEPIPGPSTEYFGKLAKEHDLYIVAGLLERDRHLVYNVSVLLGPDGSIVGTYRKVTLPRGEIEGGLMPGSEYPVFETRFGKVGMMICYDGFFPEVARELSNRGAEVIAWPVWGCNPSLGAARACENHTYVVSSTYTDVSSDWMISAIYGRDGTPLDQATDWGSVAVAEVDLNKPLYWHSLGDFRAQIERHRPLLPGELPGIQPRNENGPAAE
- a CDS encoding VOC family protein yields the protein MSVKPIPDGYHSITPYLLIKGAAKAIDFYAKAFGAQEKMRLVGPDGRIGHAELKIGDSHIMLADEHPEMDAFAPETPGRSGVGILLYVENVDEVVERAVTAGAEIERPLYDQFYGDRSATLLDPFGHMWTVATHIEDVTPEEIQQRMEAMMSGDAPE